The genomic interval GAGGAGGATGTTGGTGAACACCGGCCCCTGGTGAAACGTGAACCGCCGCTGCCCGCCGGTCTCCTCGAGCATCGGGTTGCCGGTGATGTCGCCGGGAAGCAGGTCGGGGGTGAACTGCACGCGCGACGACTTCAGCTCGAGGGCCCGCGACAGCGCCTTGACCAGCTCGGTCTTGCCGAGGCCGGGGAGCCCCTCGAGCAGGAGGTGGCCGCGGGCGAGGAGCCCGACGATCACCATCTCGATCAGCCGCTCCTGGCCGAACAGCACCGCTTCGAGGGCGCGCTTCAGCCGGTTGATCGTGGCAGCGGCGCGGCGCGCGTCGTCGTCGCTGATCTGCGGCAGGGAAGACGACGCGGCTGACACGGTCACGGGCCGGGACCTCCTGGGGACATTCGAACGGTTTCCCGCCAGCCGCGCCTTCGCGCCCACCGCGAGCCGAGCGCCATGCCGCCAGTGCGACCAAGGCGCCAAAACGCCAGGGCGACGTCGCTCAGCGGCCGAAATACCGGCGCACGATCTCCTGCTCGGCCGGCAGCAGCCGATCGACGCGGGCGCCGCTGCCGCCGCTGCCCGGATCGACGGCCGCGCCCCCCTGCTGCGGCCCCGCATACTCCTCCGGATCGACTTCCACGCCCCCTTCGAGAATCCCGATCAACTCTCCCGGGGCGGCGCGCTTGTCGTCCTTCGCGCCGTCGAGCCGCTCGGGGCGCGTGGCGGGCCGCTGCGTGCGATCGGTAAACCGGTTGGCCGACGAGCCGGGCCCGCGGTTGGTGCCGCCTCTTCCCGACTTCTTGCCCGATCGGCCGTGCTCGCAGACGGCGCCGCAGCGCTTGCCCTCACGGCACTCCGAGCAGATGCCGCACGGCTTGCAATCGGGGCACTTCCCGTCGCCGTCGCACTGGCCGTCGCCATCGCCATCCTCTTCCCCGTTTCCCCCGGCGAGGTCGAGGGGCACGGCGCCCGCCTTGGCGAGTGCCGCCGCGAGCCGCGCGCGGTTGGCCTTGAGGTTCTTGGCCAACTCACGGAGTTGCTCCTTCGACAAGCCGGACAGCTCGGCGCGGCCGACATCGGCCCGGGGTTGGATCGGGCAGGCGCCCAACTCCAGCGCGGCGCGGGCCAGCTCGGCGGCGGCGGCAGCGCGCTGCTCGGGGGTCGCCTGCTGGGTCACCTCGGCCAGTGCCTCGGCGGCAGCGGCGGCGGTGGCCAGATTGCGCGACAGCTTCTCGAGGTCGGCAACGACCTGCTCGCGAAGCGTGCCGGCCGCCTCGAGCGACGAGTGCTCGTACCACCGGTCGCGCGGCCGTTCGACGAGGGCCGCGAGCTTGTCGTCGATCTCGTCGGCCGACTGCTCGGTGATCGTGCGGTCGCGCCGTAGTTGGTCGTTCATCCGGCTCACCACGTCGGCGTCGTGCGGCCGTTCGATCACGTCGCGCTGCGGCCCCCGCGCCCGCGCGACCGGCACGATCGCGGCTGCCGAGAGCATCGCGCCGACCAATGCCAGCATCCCGACGGGGCGCTGCCAGCGCCAGGCCACCGGCCACCGGCCGGCGAGGTCGAGGCGGCGCTGCGGCCAGGGCCCGACCCCCGCGGCGGCGGCGCTGAGCCGCGTGTGGAGGCCGAGGGCATCTTCGAGGCGGATCCGCGCACCGGCGACCGACTCGAACCGGCTGCGGGCCACGACCAGCGCCGCGACCGCGGCGGCCACGAAGCCCAGGCCGATCGCGATCCACACCGGGGCCACGAGCGTGTCGTCGCGCCACCGCGCCCACACCAGCGCGAACGTCCCGACGATCCCGACCCCGAGCACGGCCGGCAGCCAGCTCGCCAGCCACCACCCGGCGTTGATCTGCAGGCGCAAGACCCGCGTGAGCCGGTTCCAGTGATCCCCCGGGCCGGTCCCGGCCGGAGCTCCCGAACGATCCCCGCTCGACCGGTCGGGCGTCGGCATGAGGCACCTCGTGTCGAGGCGGCAGGGGCGAATGCGAAGCTGTTTCCCACTTGGAATCATACCCGTGGCCAGCCACGGTAACAACGGCAGGGGGGGCGTCCGGCAACGTGGCGTGGCCGCTGTCGGCCGTGGACGTCAATAATGTCGGCGTTCCCCACCCTGCCTCGGGAGACCTGCTCATGTCGGAGTCGATCGACACCAACGGACACGCCGCCGGCCCGGATGCCGCGGCCCATCCCGCGCCGTCGCGACCGGCGCCGATCGCGACCGCCACCCGCGCGGCCGCCGGCGAACGCCATCGCAGCGTCACCGAACTGTCGATCGGCGAATACCTCATCCGCCGGCTGGGCGACTACGGGATCCGCCACGTGTTCGGCGTGCCGGGCGACTATGTCCTCCACTTCTACGACATGCTCGCCCACTCGCCGCTCGAACTGGTCAACTGCACGCGCGAGGACTGCGTCGGCTACGCCGCCGACGCCTACGCCCGGATCAACGGCATCGGCAGCCTGTGCGTGACCTATGGCGTCGGCGGCCTGAGCGTCGTCAATGCCGTCGCCGGGGCGTTCGCCGAGAAGAGCCCGGTGGTCGTGATCTCGGGCGCGCCGGGGCTCCGCGAGCGCGGCGAGCGCGGTGAGCGGCCGCTGCTCCACCACTGCGTCCGCGACTGGTCGACGCAGCGCGAGGTGTTCGAGAAGATCTGCGCCGCCTGCGTCGAGCTGACCGACGCCGACACGGCGTTTCGCGACATCGACCGGCTCCTCGACCTCGCCGCCCGCTCCAAGCGACCGGTCTACATCGAACTGCCGCGCGACATGGTCGACGTCGTGCCCGAGTCGATCCGCCCCTCGGCCTGCCCGCGCGTGCGGAGCGATCCGGAGGCGCTCGCCGAGGCGGTCCGCGAGGCCGCCGAGCGGATCGCCGAGGCCGAGGCGCCGGTGATCATCGCCGGCGTCGAGCTCCACCGGTTCGGCCTCCAGGCCGACGTCATCGCGCTGGCCGAGGCGTCGCAGATCGCGGTCGCCTCGACGATCATGGGCAAGAGCGTGGTCAGCGAGGTCCATCCGCTGTACATCGGCCTGTACGGCGGCGGGATGGGGCGCGAGGAGGTGACGCGGTTCGTCGAGTCGAGCGACTGCCGGATCCTTCTCGGCACGCTGATGACCGACATCGACCTGGGGATCTTCACCGCCAAGCTCGACCCGTGGCGCACGATCCATGCCACGAGCGAAGGCCTCCAGATCAGCCATCATCACTACCACGGCGTCCTCCTCGAGGACTTCATCCGCGGGCTCGCCGCCGCCCGGCCGAAGGCCAAGCCGCGCGTCCTGCCACCGGGCCCGGCCGTGGCGCGGGGGCCGTTCCGCCTCGAGCCCGACGCGCCGCTCACGATCTCGCGGCTGGTGCGCCGGCTCGACGAATCGCTCGACGACCGCACGGTCGTGGTCGCCGACATCGGCGACGCGCTGTTCGCGACCAGCGAGCTGGTGATCCGCGGCCAGACCGAATACGTCTCGCCGGCCTACTACACGTCGATGGGGTTCGGCGTGCCGGCGGCGCTGGGCGCCGCGGTCGCCCGCCCCGACCTGCGCGTGATCCTCGTCGCCGGCGACGGGGCCTTCCAGATGACCGGCATGGAGCTGTCGACGCTGGTGGCGCGGAAGTTGCCGGTGGTGGTGATCGTCCTCGACAACGCCGGCTACGGCACCGAACGGCTCCTCCAGGACGGCACGTTCAACGACATCAACGTCTGGGCCTACGAGCGTCTCCCCGAGGTCCTCGGCGGCGGCACCGGCCACGTCGCGCGGACCGAGGGCGAATTCGACCGCGCGCTGTCGCTGGCCCTCTCCGATCCCCCGGGCCTCCACCTCATCCGCGCCTGCCTCCCGCGCGACGACTTCAGCAACACGCTCCAGCGCCTGGCCCGCAAGCTGCAAACGCGCGTCTGACAGAACCCAAGCGAACACAGCCCCCCAAACAGACGCACCAACAAGACGCAACCCAGAGGCCATTCACCTCGCCCGTCGCCGAGCCTCGAGGCCCCCCCGCGCCGGCGCCGTCCCCCGTTTCGCCCCCCAGGGACCCGCGTAGCCCCTCCGCCGTCGCCCTCGCATCGGCCCGTCGCAACTGCATGCGGGTCGATGCGAGGGCAAAGGCGCGAGGGGCGTCCCCTCTGCAGAGCCCGAGCTGAGGCTTGCCCCGCGACAACGCGATGTCTGCGGAGCCCGAGCCGAGGCTTGCCCTGCGACAACGCGATTACCGCACGTCCCCGCCGCGCCGCAGGACGTGCACCCGGTCCACTGCCAGCCCCGCATGGGTCGTCAGTTCCCCGTCGGGCCAGCGCAACTGGATCGTGACCGGCTCGGCCGCCGTGCCGAGGCCGAACGTCACCGGCAGCTCGCTTTGCGACTGGTAGCTCCGCGCCGCCGACACGCAGCGGCGCTGCATCGGCCCCCCGGCCGGACCGCGGAGCTCGACCATCGCCCCCACGGCGCCGCGGTTCAAACCCGCGTCTTCCAGACGGATCCGGATCCAGTGGTGGCCGGTGGCCTGGTCGTTGCGCACCAGCCGCGCCGGACCGCCCGACGCGGTGAGCACGAAGTCGGCGTCGCCATCCCCGTCGAGGTCGGCGGTGGCCAGGCCGCGCCCCACGAGCGGCCGGTGGAAGCCCTCCCCAACGGTTGCCGCGGGCACGGCGACGAATTCGGTCGGCTCGTCGGGCCCGCAGTTCCAAAACAGCTCCGGCGACTGCTCGTAAAACTGCGTGCGCTGGACCTTGTTGATGTCTTCCTCGAGGTGGCCGTTGGCCTGGACGATGTCGGGGCGGCCGTCGAGATCGACGTCGGCAAACAGCACGCCGAACGTCAGCTCCTGGCGCGTCTCGGGGCCGAGGCCGTTGGCGACCGCGTCGTCGCGGAACTGGAGCTGCCGGCCGGTCGAGACGTACAGCGCCGACATCTCGTTGGCGAAGTTGCCGATCAGGATCCCGACCTCGTCGTCGTTGCGGAAGTAGCCGATGTCGATCCCCATCGCCCCGCGCGCCCGCCCCTCGGTGTCGTAGGCCACGCCCGACGGGCCGGCGAGCTCCTCGAACCGGCCGCCGCCGACGTTGTGGAACAGGAAGTTCTGCACGGTGTCGTTGGCGACGACGATGTCGATCCGGCCGTCGCCGTCGAGGTCGTCGCAGGCGACGCCGAGGCTCTTGGCGGCGGGCACGCCGGTCGCCGGGTTGCGGACCTGGATCCCCGCCTCGGCCGAGACGTCGCTGAACCGGCCGCCGTCGTTACGCCACAGGCGCGGGAACGTGCCGGCGAAGTTCTGCGGCCGGCCGTAGGCGCGCCCGCCGCCGATGAGGCGGAAGTCCTGGGCCCGGTCGGCCTCGCGCGACCAGACGACGTAGTGGCAGACGAACAGGTCGAGGTCGCCGTCGCCGTCGGCGTCGAAAAACGCCGCGCTCGTGCCCCAGTCGCCGTCGTCGCCGGCGACCCCGGTCGCCGCGGTGACGTCTTCGAACCGGCCGCCGCCGAGGTTGCGAAACAGCCGGTCGGGGCCGACCGCAGCCACGAACAGGTCGGGGCGGCCGTCGGCGTCGTAATCGCCGACCGCCATCCCGGTGGCGTAGCAGGTGACGTCGAGCCCCGACCCGGCGGAGACATCGGTGAAGCGCCAGCCGCCGTCGTTGCGAAACAGCCGCTGCGTCGCCGGGGCCGCCGCCGGCCGGTCGTCCCATGGCCAGCGCGAGCCGGTGGTGAAAAACAGGTCCTGGTCGCCGTCGCCGTCGAAGTCGAAGCAGGCCACGCCTCCCCCCATCGTCTCGGGGAGGAGCTTCTCGCCGGCGGCGCCATTCTCGTGGACGAAGCGCACCCCCGACTCGGCCGTGACGTCGGAAAACGGCAGCGCCGGCAGCGCCCGCGTCGGCCGCGCCCGGCGGTCGGGGAGCGTGAGGGTCGTCTCCTTGGCGACGGGGCGCGGCTTCGGCCAGGCACGCCACACGGCGACCGCCGCCGCCAGTGCCGCGACGCTGCCGATCACCACCAGCGACCGGCTCAGCGCCCGGCCGATGACGGCATCGTCGGCGACGTCGTCGTCGGCCGGAAGATCGCCGTCGCGGGGCTCGCGCGGGGCCGCGCCGCTCATGGCAGCGTCGCCGCCGCGGCCGGCGACGGCTCCCCGGCCACGCCCTCGGGCGCCTCCGCCGGCAGCTCGGGGGCACCCGGGCGCCTCAGCGGGTAGATCACCACCGTCTCGGCGGCGAAGTTGGCCGCCGGATACTTCTCCCGGGCCAGCGCCACCGCCCGGTCGGCGGCGTTGTCGTCGAGCTTGTAGCGCTGGTGCTGGCGGCGGTGGTGCTCGGCGCGGTCGGCGTCGCCGAGCTGGCCGTGGATCAGCTGGAGGTTGTAGTGCGCCGAGACGTTCTCACTGTCAAGCGCGAGCGTCTTGGCGAATTCCGCCGCCGCCGCCTCGAGGAGCGCCGTCCGCTCGGCGGCCGCGGCGCCGCCGCGGAACTGCGCCGCCAGGTCGAACAGCGTCTGCCCGAGGAGGTTGCGGACCTCGTAGTCGAGGCTGAAGTCGAACCCCCGGGCGATCATCTCGGGCGAGCGGTCTTCGAGGACCTTGCGGAAGTTGGTCTCCGCCTCCCCGAGGCGCCCCTGCTGGCGGTTGACCTGCCCCGACAGCCAGGCGAGCGTCCATGGCGGCGGTGCCGGGTCGGCATGCCCGGCGGCGCGGACCAGCGCCGCGGCGGCGTCGTCGACCCGCCCTTCCTCGAAGAACACCCGGGCGAGGTTGAGCGCGCCGTCGTAGCGCCCCAGGCGCTCGACCTCGGCAAACGCCTCCTCGGCCTGGCGCAGCTCCGCCTTCCCCTTGATGAGCAGGCCGATGCCGTAGTCGTTGTAGCGCTCCCAGTCGGGGATCTTCCGCGCGGCGACCTCGGCCACGGCCGCCGCCCCCGCGTCGGCGACCACCTCGAACGTCACCTCGTCGGTGGCCATCGTCGTGATCGGCAGCTCGTTGACGTACGGCTCGCCCGCCACGTGGCCGCGGAGCGGCACGTCGCCGGGGCGTGCCTTGTCGGCGACGTAGCGCATGTATTCGGCGTCGAACTTCCGGTATTGGAGCTTCGCCGTCACCGTCACCGGCCCGGTCACGCCGGCGGGGATGTCGAGGCCGTAGTGCACCGTCCAGGCGGCGCCGGGGGGGATCTGGTGGTTGTAGAGCGGGAAGAAGATGTCTTGGGCGTTGCGGCGGTTGATCCGGTTGCCGTCGCGGTCGAGCATGAAGATGTTGACGAAGTGGGCCCAGCGGTCGACCTCGTTGCCGGCGGCCGGATCGATCCCGCCGCTGCGGCCGATCACCCGGTCGCCCGCCTTCACGGTGACGTCGAGCCAGACCTCGTTGGAGTCGGCGGTGCCCTGCGTGAAGATGTGGCCGAGCTTGAGCGTGCGGATCACGGTCTCGAGCAGGTAGCTTCGCCCGGCGACCACGGCCGGCACGCGCGGCCGCAGCGGCGCGACCAGCTTCCCGTCGACCGTGCCCCCCTCGCGGATCCCGAAGATGTCGACGCGCGTGATG from Planctomycetota bacterium carries:
- a CDS encoding alpha-keto acid decarboxylase family protein; protein product: MSESIDTNGHAAGPDAAAHPAPSRPAPIATATRAAAGERHRSVTELSIGEYLIRRLGDYGIRHVFGVPGDYVLHFYDMLAHSPLELVNCTREDCVGYAADAYARINGIGSLCVTYGVGGLSVVNAVAGAFAEKSPVVVISGAPGLRERGERGERPLLHHCVRDWSTQREVFEKICAACVELTDADTAFRDIDRLLDLAARSKRPVYIELPRDMVDVVPESIRPSACPRVRSDPEALAEAVREAAERIAEAEAPVIIAGVELHRFGLQADVIALAEASQIAVASTIMGKSVVSEVHPLYIGLYGGGMGREEVTRFVESSDCRILLGTLMTDIDLGIFTAKLDPWRTIHATSEGLQISHHHYHGVLLEDFIRGLAAARPKAKPRVLPPGPAVARGPFRLEPDAPLTISRLVRRLDESLDDRTVVVADIGDALFATSELVIRGQTEYVSPAYYTSMGFGVPAALGAAVARPDLRVILVAGDGAFQMTGMELSTLVARKLPVVVIVLDNAGYGTERLLQDGTFNDINVWAYERLPEVLGGGTGHVARTEGEFDRALSLALSDPPGLHLIRACLPRDDFSNTLQRLARKLQTRV
- a CDS encoding CRTAC1 family protein, with the translated sequence MSGAAPREPRDGDLPADDDVADDAVIGRALSRSLVVIGSVAALAAAVAVWRAWPKPRPVAKETTLTLPDRRARPTRALPALPFSDVTAESGVRFVHENGAAGEKLLPETMGGGVACFDFDGDGDQDLFFTTGSRWPWDDRPAAAPATQRLFRNDGGWRFTDVSAGSGLDVTCYATGMAVGDYDADGRPDLFVAAVGPDRLFRNLGGGRFEDVTAATGVAGDDGDWGTSAAFFDADGDGDLDLFVCHYVVWSREADRAQDFRLIGGGRAYGRPQNFAGTFPRLWRNDGGRFSDVSAEAGIQVRNPATGVPAAKSLGVACDDLDGDGRIDIVVANDTVQNFLFHNVGGGRFEELAGPSGVAYDTEGRARGAMGIDIGYFRNDDEVGILIGNFANEMSALYVSTGRQLQFRDDAVANGLGPETRQELTFGVLFADVDLDGRPDIVQANGHLEEDINKVQRTQFYEQSPELFWNCGPDEPTEFVAVPAATVGEGFHRPLVGRGLATADLDGDGDADFVLTASGGPARLVRNDQATGHHWIRIRLEDAGLNRGAVGAMVELRGPAGGPMQRRCVSAARSYQSQSELPVTFGLGTAAEPVTIQLRWPDGELTTHAGLAVDRVHVLRRGGDVR